TGCCTGGACACAGCCGGCAATCTCCACGAACCTCCGCCCAATTTCCCCCTAACCTTACCCCCTCCACAGCGCCTCCCCGGGCGAAGACCCGGCAACTGTAATTCAGGTTGCGAAGCGTGTTCGGGTTTTCATGATGGCGTTGATGGTGACGAGGAGCTTTCTGGCGAGGGCGACGAGGGCGGGCTTGGGTGGTTTTCCGGCCTGGCGCAGGCGGTGGTAGAAAGCGTTGAGAGGCGATTGTGTTCGCAAGGATGCGACGGCGGCCATGTAAAGGGCCTGGCGGACGCGGCGGCGGCCACCGCGGATGGAGCGCTGTCCGCGCCGTAGGCCGCTATCGTTGTTGAGCGGGGCCAACCCGGCCAGGGTGGCGATCTGCTTGCCCGAGCGTCGGCCCAGTTCGGGCATCAGGGCGGCCAGGACAGAGGCGGTGACCGGGCCGATGCCGGGCACCGAGCGGATCAGGGCCTGGTCCTGTGCCAGGGCGGCATCGCTGCCGATCTGGTTCTGGATTTCGACCTCGATGGCGGCGATGGCCTGGTTGAGGCCGGCCATGTGCCGGTCCAGGTCGGCGCCGATGAAGGAATCGGTTATCTCGATCCGGCGCTGCTTTTCCTGGGTGCGCATGGCCACCAACTGGTCGCGGCGGCGGCTGAGCAGGCCGAGCCGCTCGCGTCCGGCCTCGGGCAGCGGGTCGGCCACGAGGCGCAGGGCCCGGCCCATTTCGGCAAGCATGGCCGCATCGAGCGCATCGGTCTTGGCGAGCCGGCCGCTGGCCCGCGCAAAGTCACGGGCCCGCTGCGGATTGACCCGGACATGGCCGATCCCGGCCAGCGCCAGTCCGGCGCGCAAGCTCTTGTCGTAAACCCCGCTCGCCTCCAGCACCACGAGAGTGCCTCCCGCTCCAGCGTGGCGGCGAATGCGGCGATGGCGTCCATGGTGTTGGCGATCCGCTGCACGCCCTCCCCGCCGGAAGAGGCGATATCCAGCCAGGCTTTCGAAACGTCGATTCCAATCCAGGTCGGTGATAGGGTCATGGGCCTGTCCCTGTGATCCGAGGTCCGTCTCGAGCGGCCTCGCGCAACTGTTCAGGTGTTTGTCAAAGCGGGCGGGGACCCGTGCCGGCTCTCGGTCTTTAAACCTGGGGCCCAACGGTCTCCCGCCCGCACCCAATATGACACAGCACAATTACACAGGGGCCCACGGATTGCGCCACTCGAGTGGCGCGGTGCAATAGGCCCCGGGTCAAGTCCGGGGAAGCACCGTGGTTGGGGAAGGCTTGGTGAGCGATTCTACCGCGCCGGTCGGAGCGGTGCCCGCGAATGCAGTTCCATCGACCCTGCCGCGCAACGTCGCGAAGTGGGCGGTGAAGG
The sequence above is a segment of the Paradevosia shaoguanensis genome. Coding sequences within it:
- a CDS encoding IS110 family transposase — encoded protein: MVLEASGVYDKSLRAGLALAGIGHVRVNPQRARDFARASGRLAKTDALDAAMLAEMGRALRLVADPLPEAGRERLGLLSRRRDQLVAMRTQEKQRRIEITDSFIGADLDRHMAGLNQAIAAIEVEIQNQIGSDAALAQDQALIRSVPGIGPVTASVLAALMPELGRRSGKQIATLAGLAPLNNDSGLRRGQRSIRGGRRRVRQALYMAAVASLRTQSPLNAFYHRLRQAGKPPKPALVALARKLLVTINAIMKTRTRFAT